From Apium graveolens cultivar Ventura unplaced genomic scaffold, ASM990537v1 ctg9015, whole genome shotgun sequence:
CTTTTTGAGATCCAGTGAGATTGGGTTGCTCTTACAGCTCCACCCAAAATCTCAGGTGACCGGGTACTATCTATTTGGAAaactggtgtttatgatgatggatGTTCCAATGGGACTCCAAATCTGGTATTTAAGTTTGACAATAAGAAAAGGATTGTAGCTCCTCAAACTGTAAGAGATGCATTACAGTTTCCTGCTCATGACTCCTACTCTACTTTTATGGGATATGCTGAAATGCGGAGGTTTTTCAATGAGATAGGCTATGACAAGAACTTGAAGAACCTTGGTCAATTAAAGAGAAATGGGCTTAGGAAGGATTGGAATTTCTTTTTAGATTTCATTACAAAGGCTTTCAAAAACAAATCTTCCAACTTTGATGAGCTTCCTATCATGACACAACCAATAGGGTACTCTTTGATTCATGGTACAAATTATGATTTTGGTAGAGTAATTTTATCTTTTATAGGTGATAGATTAACTATCGATAAGAATactgtgtattatgctagattctgtcagttgaTTTTCAATATATGTTTCCCTGATATCCATATCCCCACTAATCAAATTGTGGCAGTATTTAAGCTTACAAAAGGGATTTTCTGATCTCATCTCACAAGATAAAAAGAAAGAGGATTTAGTTCCTTTTAGGTTTCCATTGGTTGCTAGGAACTTGCTTATTGTAAGGCTTCCTGTGACTTATGGTTTGCCCAACAAGCAGAGTGCTCAGATGCAGGAAATCACCACTGGGAACCCCCATGTAAATCACCCCAGCACAACAAcccaaacacaaacacaaaccaCCTCAGGTGCCTCTCAAAAGACACCTGTTGTAAAAAGGAAAAAACTTAAGCTAGATTTCTGGGTTGAGGCTCCAGTTGAGAAACCCCATGAGGGTAGGAGATCAGATGCTATAAATTCTAATGTAGCCAAATCAAAAGCAGATGCAAAATAAGTTCCTAAATCTTCTAAACCTTCAGAATATGTAAGGAGGAAGCTTATGCTTGCAGGATTAGAATCAGATGATGACgaggacaatgctaccttatcttcaaaatttccaagcttaaattctgattcttctCCAAGACCAGTTGTTCTACCAACTGATTATGGTACAACTATTGATGTTGTTCAAAGTACCAGAAATAATGATGAAACTGGTACAAGCCCAAGGCCAAGGAAAAGGAAGCTGACCAAAGCCTACTATGCTCAAAATCTTCTCAAGATTAAGAAAGAAATTGTCGAGAAGACACAGAGTGCATCTACTCCAAATCCTAATTTCCAGAAAAATCTTGATGCACCTGTTAAATTTTCTGATTCTCTAGTGAAGCAGCCAAGGAAAAGAGTGAGGGAAATAACTCATGAGCAAGTAAAAGAGAGTGTCAAGAGGTTACAAAGGGAATGTCTCTTCCCTGTATAAAGCACATAAGAACCTATCTCACAGGATACATCAGCTAGTACAAAATCTGATCCTGTCACACAAGAACCTGCACTTCAAAGTATTGTAGCAGATATTGAAGAAATAGAGTCTCTTGCTGAAAATTTCATTCAACAATGGCATGATGATGAATCTTCTAAGATCATAGATAAAGTTGCAAAGATTAAATATTTTTATCATTCTATTAAGAAGCATACTTTTAAGCATAGAGCTGGTTTCAAACTTGGAGCAGCACATGAGTCGGAAACTGAATCTGAGGAGAGGAGTAAACAAAAACCTGAATGTCAAAGTTACCCAGAAACTCCTGAATCTCCATCCTCAAAAAAACCATTACATCAAAGTTAAAATGAAGGCTTAACTCCTGAAGCAGGGATATTAGTTTTAGATGCTAAAGGTAGGATTCATCCATCACCACCATCTACTAATATCTTATCAGTACCTCCATTGGATGTCTTCCAACCACCAGAGTCTTTAGAATCGTAAGGTATAAATATTGATTCCACCTTATcaacatttattttaaatactgattttgtgTTATCAGCATTTATCTATCATGTTATAAatcctgttggtatgattatAACGAGACctttatttaaggactacctctagttgtatgaccacagacaacctttctttagccacctcttatttctgtaggacaaaattatatgagcctttcatgtgagaatgagatAAAAATTTAGAGAAAAACTGAATTAAAAAGAGGCAGGATGtttcctggcaaaaggagaggtagataagagtgaggatttagtaatccttgtgaggaaactctaactCTTAAAAGTTATGAGTTGTGTGGTGTAAGGAGTAGTTAGACTACTTTAATAGAATATAGAGATTAAGTGTTACTTGTTATATCTTACAGGTGCACATAGTACAACAGAAATAGctgctgaacaacagtctgtaGTCCCTCGATTAAACTcggatgtactaagtgctgataatcTACCTGCAgatctaagtactgatactttcctgcAGTCCACTCACTCTATCAATCCATCACTTGTTATTTTCCCTGTTTGCTGAAGATGCAGatgcacaacagtccattcatgaAGATCTATTCATAGCAGGGTCACCACAGCACTCCACGAGTATTGAGGTCTTGGAGATAAATACTGAAGCTCTACCTCACATGTCTACTATACTTGAAGATTTGGAGTTAAATGCTGATGACATGGCAGTTTCTGAAGCATCTGGATCACATACAACACCAATTTTTGATTCTATCTTAAATACTGAAGCTGGAGATGAAGTTCAGCAGATAGTTCAAAAACCAGTTGCTAATGAAGGATCTGTTCATGAGACAGtatctaatgatggtgaagaagctgaTACTTCAAATCTAAATGTCACTctagatcctgaggatgatctaGATCAATTATttttccctgaagatatgcccaCCTATATGAGGCAATAGAAGTTAAAGGAGTGAGATGCCAAGAAAAAGCAGGAGTTCTTTGATGAGGTCTGGAATGCAAAATGAAAGGATGTTGAATATCATTTATCCAAAAACTATGATGTGAATCATTTGGAAATTGATGAACAGACAATTCAAAATCCTGAAATGCCCAATCATTTCAAAGCATCTATGTTTTTAGTCAGATCTTTACACACAACTCAAGAATCtactacttctcaaatcaatcaaatcAGAGATTCTTTTCTTGCTACAAAGCTGACTATtaatcaggaaattcagaagcaGATTGCACCTAATGTTGCAAGATAGACTCAAATTGAAGCCAATCAGGCTAGATTGGAGGAACATCAAAAGCTAATGTCTAGGCAACTTACTGAGGTACAAACTTCAATGGATCTGATTCTTTACCTTCTGCTTGGTGATGTTGCCTAAAAGTAGGGAGAAAATTGATAAATCTAAATATAAGCAGCTAATATTGAAAGATgttgatgatgaaaatcctgatggaggtaataagggagGAAGAAAGGAACTTGTGAAGAGgagaggtgaagagctagttgggactagtggttcatcaaaagtcACTAGGTatcaatctagacaaggtggaggaAGTAGGATAAGTTAAAGGATAGCAATCTAAAGAACTGACTGTGACTACTACAATAACTCAATAATCTCTGAAAGTCACAAATGCTAATGATGACCAAGGCATTCTGGATATAGAAGCTGGTGCATAAGCAAGTCAGTATCtacaaactctgaaagtaaaaggcAGAAAGGCAACTCTTTTCTACAAGGacccaaagattcaagcattttattctgaggtgagtagaagaatctttaAGAAAGAAAATCCTAGAGTTGACTTAGAACATCTTAGGCAATTGGAGGAAGAATTCAAATCCACGAGGATAGCAAATACTAATGTTGCTATCTCTCAATTACCTTATGAAGATGATCATTAAAACAGACCAACCAAAGGGGTAGTTATAAGGGAGGTGAGTCAGGCAGATGCTGAAAGACCTCTCAGGTCCCAAGCAATCTTAAATGTTGATAGGAGACATAAGGGAAAGAGAAGATGGGAGAGAAGTCGAAGCCAAAGCCTAAAGCTAAAGATGCCAAATGGAAATCAATATCCAAGGCATCTAaacatcaaatactgatagatccagtCTATACAGTAGCTCAAGATTTTGATACTAAAaaaaaagttgaagaagaagaagttagTCAAGCTCATCAAAGAAAAAAGATTTATGGAGCTGATTTGGCTGATAAACGGAAATTaacctctgacaatgctcaagttaatGAAAAGACAAATGTTGATGTTCAACCAGTCACAACCTCTGCTACTACTCAAGTTGTTGATCCttcaaacccaattcaagctgAGATAATAAATCCAGATTCTGAGAACATAAAATCTGATATGCTGGAGCTTACTTTTGAAGCGAAGAGGAAGTTGCTACGGGGAAGCAAAAAGCTGGCACCTAGAAGATATTCCTCTGAAATATTATAGGAGATTTACAGTGGGAGTTCTCATGCTAGAAGACCTGGAGTCACAAGTGGTCTGGGTAGGTTAAGTGATGATTCATTGTGGCTAATGCTTTAATTCTAAGGAAGCATGGAAATTTAACAGAAATTGGAGataatgtgatgcttgaagatTTCCAGAAGATTATGTATGTACAAATAGTCATTGATCTAGTTGGAGAAAAGATGATATATTTTTTGAAATCTGGTAGGAGATTGAGGTTGACATAAGAGCATATGAAAGATAAACTATGGTAGGAGTTGGAATATATTGCTATAATTCTTAGGGTAactgttacgaccggtatcttcgtgtaatattatttgtggatttggtataatattaaagccgaatgaaaatatattcaatgattgtatgtttgtgtgagtgcaaatttctgcattataaatttgctttatgtagtatatgatttttcaaagcaagagtttatttaatttctttatttttgatttataaggaatattctaagccttggaaattttttcttttaaaaggtattttgttcacaaattttgaaaatgattttataaagtctctaaaaatccaagttattttatggtataaattttataatttttgaacttgtattttattttataaaaataaatcattataaattttagttgtcatatttagcaaattacaataaatcccttgcatgcaaaccaccctctcattcttttcaaggacaaagaggacaattccaaccccactaactcttatttttctagccaatttccttctttacccttgcatgcaaattaaaccaagttcaagtggaaggctaatcatgtcaattcctaattccactcacttttgctaatacaaaaaccataaaactagcaaagacatgatcatttcacttcactcaccaccacactttctcctccctccctcctccctccctcactctcgtcttttagccgaaacccccctccccattttttttcttcattcctcaaccaagcttctactctttacacaagtaaatgttacttcccataccatgatcactcatatttcaaagagttttgagtagaaagtttaagtttaaaggttgcatgtaaaggttttagtgaaactcaaaacacaaccttgattcttgtgagtttagggttgtttttgagaggactacaaggaatggataagtgccaagtcttgagaaggaaactcttgatgattaaatggcccttcccatccatttcattcagccatgaccatatgggagccgaatgaatggtccttgagatcattcttgttgttttgctcaaattttgcatgtttatgtgataatgacttgaattttgtggtgaaaatttgataaaactccttgcatggTAAGTGATCATCTGGGTATAGCtcattctaggcttgcatgtcaattttatggtagaatatatgtagaaaatgtgttgttttggtttgcaaaacccgaggacatgcatgcatgtggatttctcttagaatgttgtaagattttgatcatttggaaagattttgttagtgagccttaatttcagtaggaataatgtgttaatattgatttatgcttcttgttgcatggtaataattcctggttatcttttataaaatgcatatcttgtggtttcaaaaacttaatgattggtgagttgagaaatgtgatctcttttgttttgccataattgtaccttaggtaaggatgatctcacccaaggttattttgagaataagggagttagttcagtagattaccatgtataagtcctggtttaagtattgggatgttggtagttgagtttgtcaagtcaaaaccttggagtaatgagagttatagtttctgcagaaaatcagtttagtaccctgaggtttagagtgagttttgaccatgtcattgatgtgcactttgaggcccaagccaccagaagttagtattgggagtatataaaaggttttaggagttggttggagatttgcatgtcttttggttaggtgcacaagtagaataacaaaatctgtccagcaggggacagttttgttgcaacttagaaataggaagatttaaccatgtcatgggtaggccctcattaggccccattgggccttagttagagggagtgtcagaaaagtttttccaaccatagttcataggatatgagttagaaccatgtgtcacaagttaattcaagtcagggcattttctgcccagaaaaacaggggaaccttggacttttagcttaggcccaagaaggcccaagccaggcccttgagccacatcaagtttgtgagatgcccttaggtcaggagagtcttgtgtaaaagttttgaaggaaaacttgtagtttaagagtgcctaatgcactcaagaaactatagttgtcattctgaaattggcaccagtgagcgctttcacttagcacatagttttagaacacttagaagtgagtattaggtcgaccaccatagttgtaagatggtataaggtcagtagagctaaaggcacaagtgaaggtcaataggttttggataatttaggaaaggcacatcgagttaggaagccaaaattagaagaccttgtctagtttagcgaccaagtgacttaagatgtgagtcgagatcatccaagcctagtgttgcattatggtatatatggtgttatttggtgttaatatatgatatgtgaatatgtggctatgtgtgtacttttgtaatttaaaagtgaatataaaattaagtgcgtatagcCCTAAGTGCCATctgtgtttaatttcaagttgtaaataggttaagctggtaagaatatattataatgaggaatattattattatgtaggatctcgagacgagggaaaacttgccataaaggtcgagtgaagctccagttgctcctaccagtcagaccagaccagcctttctcaaggcaagtaattcaacttgaccttcgtatttactataaacagttcatatatatatatattgatgcaattatcctgagtcatttgatatgttttaaatcaagcgtatctttcgtttatctttgaattatatagaaatgccatgaaccctcgagtatgtattgcaagtagttcaaaagccttttcatgatagttaaatgccatgataaaatgaagagttgatatattacttgattgatcctcttgattaacatgctgatgattcctaagtattgatatctaatcctgatacttgaatccctatagaaccttaccttgaaccctgaaagtcagaaacttatcaaagtgatccctcattgattgatacccctctttcttatcctaaagcttgacaactctgatatatcctgagctaaagaatcatttcttcataccttaacacccatagtattcatgaagcttatcttcttgatgatccaacacctgtaccttgacgagaagccattgtttaagcccagtttggcattacccctttatattatccattagtctcactaaattttcctgtccaagttctgacatatgaaaaccttttggttaccctaatagagtaaaattttgtaaatcatggccctgagatttagtaccatatttcccgtgtttcgagttgatctataatcccttaataaaaatgtttactgttaaaagagattttgttataattcggcatcagtttttgaaataaataaaatatgggttttcagtcctaaagggggataaatgtttttcttgaatagtggatctggactgagacgcgagtcatttccacacttatattaggcttaaaagttgcctagggattcccgttaatgttttagaacccagcgaggttcaggattacttcgcggctgatcaccggctgtattccgtagcatcataaaatgattttgattaagacatgattttaaaattgttttgatacaagcaaaatgatgtcatctcacataattttatctctcgttatcattggttatgtctttccattgtcattctttaatgtatatctcgatttatgttttgtatcgtactgttagcacttgttgagcatttggctcactccttgctttaccctgatattacagctagcaactttggttagattcaagcagactgcccgtaagacctgtgatgctgatgcttatgttcgagctcaggtagaataagtaataatagtttgtgtgaggactcgctacttataatcagatgtaatagttggtagtgttgggttgttccaaaccctaaactgtaagatcttggagttggttgtgtattcttcttttaaaatgttgtaatagttatatttaatttgctgtttaagttgggggtgtgataGTAACTAACTCTGTAACTACCAGATGGTCTGCATTTTTGAAGAACTTAATACAGTTAAAGCAGAGGGGGATGACTTACAAATCTAACTACATTCCAAATtacattgatcaaactgaatatgctgtcgatatgcctattggaggagccaaaGTAGAAAGGATTCTAGGAAAGAAAGTCTTTAcatttaatcctgatggaaagaagaTTAAATTTATGGaactggatgatctatctcttgggAATTCGAAGCTACATTATCTCAGGGCATCCATCTACCAAAATGATGAATCAATAGATGGGCTAAAAGATATCAAACAGAGGATACAATGGCACTTAGATGTTATGGAAGAAAATCTATTGGGAAAGTTCCTTGAAGAAGCTGaagactgtgttagagttcagaattGAAGATAAATTCTGATAATCACTGATAATAAGAATGTATATGTTTATttgatttctgcatttagatagtttttgACATGGTCAATTAGAACTTGTatatacactacaagaaaaaggtGAATAGACATCATATAATAGACATCGGTCGAATGTGCCACTGATGTCTAAACTATTATAGACATCATCCCGTGAAAATACGATGTCTATGTTAATATACATCGCTTTATTTAGAACCGATgtctatattttaaaaaaaaatgaacgCAGCAAAACCCCCCATTTTTTTCCCTCCTTGGCCAATTTTCCCCCCTTAACGAATTCACTCTCCCTCTCTTCAaacaaattaattaaaaaaatctaaactaaaaactaaaaactaaaaacgCCCTCTCTCTCTCAAACTCTCTCTCCCTCGTCAATCTCTCTCAAACTCTCTCCCCCTCTCCCGTCACCGGTTCTCTCCCACCCAaactctctccctctctcccacTCACCATCTCTCTCTCGTCTGTCTCAACCTCTCTCTAAAACACATAAACtgtttatctctctctctctcactctcaaaCTCTTACCGGAATCTCGCTGTTGTTTTGCCGTGGTCTCGGTCATACTCTCTCCGACCTCTCGTCGCTGCTGCAATCTACTCAACCAAAGCAACTGCGCTCACTTTTTGTACTCTCACATTCGCACTCAAATTAGGTTTATTTCTCCTCCTTTTTCATTTTATAAACTTGAATTACCCTGCATGTTAACCATTAATTTAGAATTTTGAAATCCCGGATTTGAAAATTATGTGTTTTTAAATTGAAACCTTAGATTTGAAAATTGGGGGTTTTTAAAATTGAAACCCTAATTTATACTAGGTGGATGTTGATCTGTAATTATCTTGTTGCTTGTAAATTTTGGTTTTGATTTTACAtttgtttaattttaattgtGCGTAATTGTATCTCTCTGTTTTGACATCTGTAATTACTTATAGGATAATTGCATTTTAATTGTATCTTTCTATTTTTCAGTGTTATTCTGTTAGCAATGAATTAGGATAGTGGTACAAAAACATTGATAATAATTTTGTCAATTATTATCCTAATTTATGTTTGATATTtatgttttacttgttttattttaaaattagataGTGGTACAAAAAAATAAGTAggaatataataaataatattaatcatATAAGTTATTAGACTAAAATTTTAGTGATATACCAGGTGGTTTTATATGGACAAGTCTTGGATAAAAGCCGATAGGGATTCTTTGCAATATGAGAATGGTGTCGAAAATTTCTTGATATTTgccgaggaaaatgctaaaaacccaaaaaaaataCCGTGCCCTTGTGCACGCTGCGTTAACTTCAAAAAATTTACTGTAAGATAATCAGGGGTCATCTTTATGAATCTGGTTTTAGTTTAGGATATTTggattggatttggcatggagaaGGGGTTGCTAGTAGTACTCAGTCATCAGTTGGTAGTACTTGTCCTGGTAAAAAGCCCGCACCCCCTTCAGAAACATATAATGTATGTCAAGCAACATATAATGATAATGAAGATTGGGATAAAGAATCTGATGACTTTAAGAGGTATGTTGCTGATGCGAAACAACCTCTTTTTGAGGGAAGCGAGTGCACTAAACTAGAGTCAGTCCTCAAATTACATCATTGGAAGGCTAGGTTTGGAGTTAGTGATAAAACCTTTACCGATCTTCTTGAATCCATTGGCTCTTTTCTTCTTAAAGAACATGTGCTTCCAGGTAGTATGTATAAAGTTAAGAAAACCTTAACTGATTTAGGACTTGAGTATGTCAAAATCCACGCTTGTCCAAATGACTGCGTGTTATACAGGGGACCAGCTGCCGACCCTTTATCTGAGTGTCCCAAATGCCATCTTTCTCGTTGGAAAATTGTGAAAGATGGTAAAGTTAGGGTTAATGTTCCAGCCAAAGTGATGTGGTATTTTTCGATAATCCCTAGATTTAAACGACTGTTTAAATCTGCTGCTACTGCTAAATTATTGAGTTGGCATGCGGAGAATCGATTTAAAGATGGAAAGATGCGTCATCCATCTGATTCTCCTACTTGGCAAAATGTAGATTGTAGGTGGCCCGAGTTCAGTAGCGAGGCTAGAAATATACGCTTAGGATTAGTGGCCGATGGTATAAATCCACACAACTATGGATTAAACAATCGGTATAGCTGTTGGCCGGTCATGTAAGTAATGtataatcttcctccatggttatgcatgaagaggaagtttatgatgttatCGACATTGATTTCT
This genomic window contains:
- the LOC141705544 gene encoding uncharacterized protein LOC141705544, with the translated sequence MPIGGAKVERILGKKVFTFNPDGKKIKFMELDDLSLGNSKLHYLRASIYQNDESIDGLKDIKQRIQWHLDVMEENLLGKFLEEAEDCIIRGHLYESGFSLGYLDWIWHGEGVASSTQSSVGSTCPGKKPAPPSETYNVCQATYNDNEDWDKESDDFKRYVADAKQPLFEGSECTKLESVLKLHHWKARFGVSDKTFTDLLESIGSFLLKEHVLPGSMYKVKKTLTDLGLEYVKIHACPNDCVLYRGPAADPLSECPKCHLSRWKIVKDGKVRVNVPAKVMWYFSIIPRFKRLFKSAATAKLLSWHAENRFKDGKMRHPSDSPTWQNVDCRWPEFSSEARNIRLGLVADGINPHNYGLNNRYSCWPVM